The Candidatus Roseilinea sp. sequence GCTCGCGCAAGTCGCGAAACGCCCGGCGAGTCAGGATGCGGACGCGCTGTGGCATGACGCCGATGCTGCGCAGCCAGGCGCTGATCTCAGCGCGGCCGTGATATGGCCGGCCGTCCACAATCCATGTGGCGTTAGGATGGCAGAGGCTTGCGACCTGCTCCGGCTCGCCGGATTGCCAGGCGCAAGCCAGGGCATCGAAAGGGGAACCTTCAGCCATTCGGCCTCTCGATCAGCCGGTCATGAACATGCGCTGGAAGCGCATCATCAGGCCGAGGTCGCCGGCAATGCGCAGCTTGCCGCTCATAAACGCCTTGGTCGGGTCAAGCCGACCGCCGATGATATCAATCCAGTCCTGCGCAGCCACATTGATGGTGACGGTGGGCTGTTCGGCCACGCCCTCTTTCACGTCAAATTTGCCGTCTGCGATGGCCAAGGCATAATTGCCGCCACCGTCGCCGGTCGCGTTCAATTGAATCACCGCATTTACGCCTTTGGCCAACGCAGGGTTGAAGTTTGCCGCCATGGCCTGAAGCGCCTCGATCAGCGTCATCGTTCACTCCGTATGGGTAACAACGTCTTCGATTTCCGTTTATTCGACGAGTAAATCGGCAAGAGTATACCGCGCCGCACTTTCGCTTACAACCGCTCATGGGACGACGCTTCCTGAACCGTAGCACGCTGGAGAACGCCGCCGTTGTCTCAGCCATCCTGATTTTGGCGCTCCTGGTTGCCAACGGGATCGCATTCATCAGCTCGCGCGACCGGCTGCCGCCGGAGACGCGGCTGGGCGACCTGGACGTGAGCGGACTCACGGTGGACGAGGCGATCGGCGCTGCCATGCGCGTCTTGCGACAGCCGGTGACGCTGCGCTATCTCGACCAGCGCATTCAGCTTGAGCCGGCGGCGATCAGCTTTCGGCTGAACGAACTGGTTGCGCGGTTGCAACTCGAAGCAGTCATCGCTGGCCAGCAAGGGCTGGATAAGCTGCCGGCATTCATCTTGCGTCGAAACGATAACCCGGCGCGCATTCCGCTGCCCTACCAGTATTCCGAGCCGCAGCTTCAAGGGGTTTTGGCCGAACTGGCCACGCGTTACGACCGCGACCCTCGCCCCCCTGCGCCCGACCTGGCCTCCGGCACCGTAACGCCCGGCCAGGACGGCGCCGTGCTCAACGTGGCCGAAGCGTCACAGGCGATCCTGGCCGCGATGCAATCTGGCACCGCGCGCACGGTGGACCTGCCGGTGGATGTCATGCCGCTGGGCATGAAAGGCGTCCGGTCGCTCGAATCGGCCGTGCTGGAGCGGCTTCGTCCGTTCACCGCGCGCGCGGGCAATCTGGCTGGGGTCTTCATCAAGGACCTGCGCAGCGGCGAGGAGTTGGCCATCAACGGCGACGTCGCCCTCTCCGGCGCGGGCTGGTTGAAGCTGGGGCTGATCCTAGAAGCCTACCGCGCAAATGAACTGCCCATCGCGCCGGCGCTGCGCGAAAAGCTTGAAGTGCTCTCGGCGGGCGGCGGGCCGGCAGAGGTCAACGACGTCTTGCGCGAATTGGGCGACGGCGACGCGCAGCTCGGCGCCGACCGCGTGAACGCTACACTGCAGAAGCTGGGACTGCGCAACACCTTCCTAGCGCAGCCGCTCGGCCAAGGCGTCGCACCGCCCACCATCGTGACGCCGGCCAACGCGCGCGGCGACATCAACGCCGACCCGGACCCGAACGCGCAATCCACCGTCGCCGACGTCGGTGTGCTATTGGAGATGATCGAGCAATGCCGCAACGGCGCGGGCGGGATGATCCTCGCGTTCGACGGCAGGTTCTCGGCGGCGAAATGCGACGAGATGCTCACCGTGATCGCCAAGAACAACGCCTCGGGCTTGATCGCAGCCGGCAGCGGGAGCGCCACCGTCTTTCACCGCCAGGCGTGGGACGCGCGCAACCACGGCGATGCCGCCCTGGTGCGCTCGCCCAAAGGCGAGTATGTGGTCGCCGTGATGTTGCACGGCCCAGGCCAGCTCGATTGGAAAGAGACGTCGCCGATCATCAGCGACATCGCACGTCTGGCGTATGGCTTCTTTAACGAGGAGATGCCGCCTGCACCCCCTGCGCTGACCGGCGCGCCGCCCCCATAGCTTCACCCCGGTAAATAGCGGCGCGGAATCTTGCACACCATGGTGTAGGCCGGGTCGAAGAAGTTGCCCAAGTCATATCGGGCAGCCTGGCCCATCAGGATGCCGGTCTCGTGCGCATCCAGGCCGTAGTCATCGCGCAGCCAGCGAGCCATCTCGGTCGTCGCGTGCTGCAACGCCTGGTCAAGCGGACGCGCATTGCCGACGGTGAAGATGAAATCGGCATGCTCGCCGCGCGGCCAGCCGATTGCCTTACGTTCGATCACGCGCACAGTAAATTCCACCTCTATCGAGATTTCGACGCCCGTGCCGCTGATTTCGCCATCGCCCTGTAGCGCGTGACCATCGCCGATATGGAACAGCGCGCCCTCGACGAACACCGGGAAGTAGGCGGTGACGCCGGCCACAAAGCCGTTGTAATCCATATTGCCACCGTGCGGGCCGGATGTCGCTGTGCTGATGGCCTGGCCGCCGTCCGGCGCCACGCCAAAACAGCCGATCATCGGCGCGAGCGGCAACGTGAATGCGCCTAGGCGAGGCTGTGGCGATTCCAGCGTCGCCGTGCCGGCAGCCAGGTCTATGCGCCATCGGCTAATCGCCTGATCGCGTTCGGGCAACTCGCGCGCAAAGCCTGGATCCACCGTGTTGAATGCAAGCGGGGTGCGCACCCAGCCCCACTCGCGATTGGGGGTGATGCGATCCAGACGCACGGCCAGCACGTCACCGGGCTTGGCACCCTGGACGAAAAACGGGCCGGTCATCGGGTTTGGCCCATGCGTCAGGCGCTCGCCGCGCGCGTCTTGACCCCACGCATCCACACACGTAGTAACCACGGTGTCGCCGTCGGCGACGGCAAGCGCCGGCTCGTGCGCGCCAATGGTGTTGTAGTAGCGCGTCGGCTTGAAGTGATGGAGCATGTTATCGGCCGCTCATTACCGCCAGGCGACTGGCTGCGAGTAGTATGGATTGGCCGAGACCCAGCACACACCCCCCCACGGGCAACGCACGCGCCACCAGTGGTAGTCGTCGCTTAGTCCGGTGACGGCGGCGCGGTGGCCAGGTCGTAGCGTGCCCAAAATGCGGTAGTGCAGGCCCGGGCCGGAGCGGATGTTCAGATTGACGAGCGCGGCGACCTGCGCCACCGGCGTGCCGCGCACGTTCGCCGGCGCGGCGAGGGCCGGCGGCGCGGCGCCGCCGAGCGCTGCCATCCACGCAGCCAGAAGAGCAGCAAACGCTAAGGTGAAAGTTCGAGGCTGCAACGCGTTCCTCCCACACAAACGCTTTGGTCGGCCGCGCGCGGCCGCCGCCCAGAGCTGCGCGCCCAGCGCGCCCTTGAACGCGCTGGGCGCAAAATTCATTCAGTACTTGATATCCACCTGCTTCTTTTCGCGCGCGCTCTGCAAAATGGCGTCGCAGATCACGGCATTCTTGTAGCCGTCTTCGAAGTCGGCGCCGTACGGCTTGACGTCGGTATTGTTCACGATGGCATCGAAGAAGTGGTGGAACTCGTGCACGAAGGTGTGCTCCCAGCCGATGATGTGTCCCTGCGGCCACCAGTTCTTCCAGAACGGATGGTAGCTCTCGCTCACCAGCACCTGCGTGAAGCCCTGGATCTCGCGCGGCTGGTCGCGCATGAACACCTCCAGGTAGTTCATGTTCTCCAGGTTGAAGCGGATGCTGCCGTGCTCGGCGTTGATCTCGAAGGTGTTGTGGTTCTTGCGGCCGGGCGCGAAGCGCGTCGCCTCAAGCGTGCCGAGCGCGCCGTTCTTGTATTCCACCACGGCCTCGAAGGCATCATCTACGGTGACCTTTGCCCGCTTGCCGTTGGCGCTGCGTTCGGTGATGAACGTGCCGGTGCGGGCCATTAGGCTCTTCGGCTCGCCGACGAGAAAACGCGCTAGATCAATGATGTGCGAGCCTAGATCGCCCAGCGCGCCGCTGCCGGCGATCCGCTTATCCAGGCGCCACACCATCGGGAAGTTCTCATCGGCAATCCATTCTTGCAGGTAACAGGCGCGGAAGTGATAGATGCGGCCAAGTTTGCCCTGGTCTATCAGCTCCTTGGCCAGCCGCACCGCCGGCACGAAGCGATAGTTGAAGGCGACCATGTGTTTCACGCCGGCCTTCTTGACGGCCTGCCACATCTCCCAGCATTCTTCGGCGTTGCGTCCCAGCGGCTTCTCGCTGATGACGTGCTTGCCGGCCTTGGCAGCCGCGATGTTCGGCTCGGCATGTATGTTGTTCGGGCCGCCGTTGTCGAATACTTGCACGTCGGGGT is a genomic window containing:
- a CDS encoding amidase, with amino-acid sequence MLHHFKPTRYYNTIGAHEPALAVADGDTVVTTCVDAWGQDARGERLTHGPNPMTGPFFVQGAKPGDVLAVRLDRITPNREWGWVRTPLAFNTVDPGFARELPERDQAISRWRIDLAAGTATLESPQPRLGAFTLPLAPMIGCFGVAPDGGQAISTATSGPHGGNMDYNGFVAGVTAYFPVFVEGALFHIGDGHALQGDGEISGTGVEISIEVEFTVRVIERKAIGWPRGEHADFIFTVGNARPLDQALQHATTEMARWLRDDYGLDAHETGILMGQAARYDLGNFFDPAYTMVCKIPRRYLPG
- a CDS encoding dehydrogenase MviM, with the protein product MSDEVGFVTMAGPRAEGQAPTIGVGMLGYAFMGKAHSNALKKLPYMMYPPVAIPRLVAIAGRNKAAVREAAKRYGYEKAYTDWRKLIDDPDVQVFDNGGPNNIHAEPNIAAAKAGKHVISEKPLGRNAEECWEMWQAVKKAGVKHMVAFNYRFVPAVRLAKELIDQGKLGRIYHFRACYLQEWIADENFPMVWRLDKRIAGSGALGDLGSHIIDLARFLVGEPKSLMARTGTFITERSANGKRAKVTVDDAFEAVVEYKNGALGTLEATRFAPGRKNHNTFEINAEHGSIRFNLENMNYLEVFMRDQPREIQGFTQVLVSESYHPFWKNWWPQGHIIGWEHTFVHEFHHFFDAIVNNTDVKPYGADFEDGYKNAVICDAILQSAREKKQVDIKY